In Ipomoea triloba cultivar NCNSP0323 chromosome 7, ASM357664v1, a single genomic region encodes these proteins:
- the LOC116026267 gene encoding probable ribose-5-phosphate isomerase 2 — MAVAYRHFAASEKRKTVEPPAPQISPVLLSQDELKKLAAYKAVEYVESGMVVGLGTGSTAKHAVDRIGELLRLGKLEKIVGIPTSKATHAQAVALGIPLSDLNAHPILDLAIDGADEVDPHMNLVKGRGGSLLREKMVEAASKKFVVIVDESKLVGHLGGSGLAMPVEIVPFCWEFTLKRLEMLFMEAGCVGRLRTAAGDSNQPFVTDNGNYIIDLYFKKDMGDLKAASDAILRLAGVVEHGMFLDMATTVIVAGKLGVTVTNQVGN, encoded by the coding sequence ATGGCTGTTGCGTACCGCCATTTTGCCGCTTCGGAGAAGCGGAAGACGGTGGAGCCGCCGGCGCCGCAGATTTCGCCGGTTTTGCTGAGCCAGGATGAGTTGAAGAAGCTGGCGGCGTATAAGGCGGTGGAGTATGTTGAGTCGGGTATGGTGGTCGGGTTGGGGACCGGGTCGACGGCCAAGCACGCCGTGGACCGAATCGGGGAGCTTTTGCGATTGGGGAAGCTGGAGAAGATTGTGGGGATACCGACTTCCAAGGCGACTCACGCGCAGGCGGTGGCGCTTGGGATTCCCTTGTCGGATTTGAACGCGCACCCGATTCTGGATCTGGCCATCGACGGCGCCGACGAGGTGGACCCGCACATGAACCTGGTGAAGGGCCGGGGCGGGTCGCTGCTCCGGGAGAAAATGGTGGAGGCGGCGTCCAAGAAATTCGTCGTGATTGTCGACGAATCGAAGCTCGTCGGGCATTTAGGCGGCAGCGGGTTAGCCATGCCGGTGGAAATCGTGCCCTTCTGCTGGGAATTTACCCTAAAAAGACTCGAGATGCTGTTCATGGAAGCCGGCTGTGTGGGCCGGCTAAGAACCGCCGCCGGCGATTCCAATCAGCCTTTCGTCACTGACAATGGCAATTACATCATCGATTTGTATTTCAAGAAGGACATGGGCGATTTGAAGGCCGCTAGCGATGCGATCTTGAGGCTCGCCGGTGTGGTTGAGCACGGCATGTTTCTTGACATGGCTACCACCGTGATTGTGGCCGGAAAGCTCGGTGTTACAGTTACAAACCAAGTAGGAAATTAA
- the LOC116026219 gene encoding putative fasciclin-like arabinogalactan protein 20, whose product MASSKSLSLIIVFLSVVSLSAEKLHWSSQSPSPSPPQFLLNTAEKLSKSGYISMSLTIHLIAGSGIFNAALTSSEVPAGISALTIFSPPDSAFAASGQPSLPHLLLHFAPISLSSTSLHSLPYGSKIPTLSSSDSLYITTSRSAGAPISINGVKLSDESPVFDDGSVTVFEIDDFFPPNFSLPTAGDPSSSLIGYSECKLQPFSQLRDASAALKSRGYMIMASFLDLQLFGFLNPSPLKLTVFAPVDAALISYSRNAAAYQSLLLRHILPCVLPWTELNELGKGAGTVFKDYVSGFTVAVTSSNRLIFVNGVRITFPDMYHSDTIVIHGVREMIPFSDDTESGRAESVNRKIQEFMSQIVVNSEF is encoded by the coding sequence ATGGCTTCCTCCAAATCACTCTCTCTCATCATCGTTTTTCTCTCCGTCGTTTCTCTGTCCGCTGAAAAACTCCACTGGTCTTCGCAATCGCCTTCACCGTCGCCGCCTCAATTCCTTCTCAACACAGCTGAGAAGCTCTCCAAATCCGGCTACATCTCCATGTCTCTCACTATCCACCTTATAGCCGGTTCCGGCATCTTTAACGCCGCCTTAACCTCCTCCGAAGTTCCCGCCGGAATCTCCGCCCTCACGATCTTCTCTCCACCGGACTCGGCCTTCGCCGCCTCTGGACAGCCGTCGCTGCCGcacctcctactccacttcgcACCAATTTCCCTCTCTTCCACCTCTCTCCACTCCCTCCCATACGGATCCAAAATCCCGACTCTATCCTCCTCCGATTCTCTCTACATTACCACTTCTCGCTCCGCCGGCGCGCCGATCTCCATCAACGGAGTAAAACTCTCCGACGAATCGCCCGTCTTCGACGACGGCTCTGTAACCGTCTTCGAAATTGACGACTTCTTCCCCCCTAATTTCAGCCTTCCGACCGCTGGAGATCCAAGCTCTAGCCTGATCGGTTACTCCGAATGCAAATTGCAGCCGTTTTCGCAACTGCGCGACGCTTCCGCGGCGCTGAAATCGAGAGGCTACATGATAATGGCTTCGTTTCTGGATCTGCAGTTGTTCGGCTTCCTGAATCCCTCGCCGTTGAAATTGACGGTGTTCGCGCCCGTGGATGCGGCCTTGATTTCGTATTCCCGCAATGCGGCGGCGTACCAGTCGCTGCTGCTGAGGCACATACTGCCTTGTGTACTTCCATGGACAGAGCTGAACGAGCTCGGGAAGGGCGCCGGAACAGTGTTCAAGGATTATGTTAGCGGGTTTACCGTGGCCGTGACTAGCTCCAATCGCCTAATTTTTGTGAACGGCGTTCGGATCACGTTCCCGGATATGTATCACAGCGATACGATCGTGATTCATGGCGTCCGTGAAATGATTCCTTTCTCGGATGATACTGAAAGCGGACGAGCAGAGTCTGTGAACAGAAAAATTCAGGAATTTATGTCTCAGATCGTAGTGAATTCTGAGTTTTGA